The Betaproteobacteria bacterium nucleotide sequence ACGAAATCGAGCGGCTGTTCCGTCGGCTCAAGGGCTTTCGTCGGATCTTCTCCCGCTTCGAGAAACTCGACGTGATGTTCACGGCATTTATTCACTTCGC carries:
- a CDS encoding IS5/IS1182 family transposase, producing the protein EIERLFRRLKGFRRIFSRFEKLDVMFTAFIHFALIADALI